The proteins below come from a single Torulaspora delbrueckii CBS 1146 chromosome 5, complete genome genomic window:
- the TDEL0E04580 gene encoding class I SAM-dependent methyltransferase, translating into MRENMDAVIAQLASPVGSVAESATGAVSRNFLKNCMTTVTPSEWISLKAVATTLTILVPLILVVTFNEDARSVVLFCWACFIKPLHAKSSHSADSQQKNLETFYKTQAKIYDKTREVLLKGRFDALQLAQSHLPNDREGLIWIDIGGGTGLNIEKMSQICSLTETFQAIYLVDLSPSLCGVARERAERLGWTNVHIMCADACDFEIPQHESADLITFSYSLSMMPPYHAVIDHAYELLNEQHGVVCSVDFGVQSSAHATGRVNNIGGLVNYHIPWIYRTFWRIWFECDKVYLDPSRREYLEYRFGTLKSINLRNKTLGNIPYYIWLGVNKDEDHMLSHRFKVLAAKSPYLAPVNETSNNAHYPANKELEVAATNTRKGLPFPSLFYQREIWRAYYDELSPYYEQFKNQYIYAFTWEDPREDAKILNLTKDDTVLAITSACDNILAYAALPTPPKRIHGVDLNPFQGHLAELKLAASRCLSYEEIWALFGEGKHPDFKQLLLCKLAPHLSSNAFQYWMNEGPKTFDPSGYGLYDTGFSRWALRLARYIFKAFGLTGKVEELCKARTIREQQQIWNKYIRPALFNPIVGKLLVGNPIFLWKALGVPSNQAEMMGSSTMQYIIDTMDPLLSRSLISTDNYFYYLTLNGRYAKDNCPVYLRKKNHEIFASKTDSPLDRIRLHTDTLNNVLSRLAKKSLTVAVIMDHMDWFDPNGVDAMHEISSLHNALEINGRVLLRSAAKQPWYIKNFEEMGFSCEPAAIRHSGTSIDRVNMYASTWVCRKTADENARRRMSSLDLSK; encoded by the coding sequence ATGAGGGAAAATATGGATGCAGTTATTGCACAATTGGCTAGTCCCGTGGGGTCTGTAGCTGAAAGTGCTACTGGTGCAGTTAGTAgaaattttttgaaaaattgtatGACTACTGTAACGCCATCTGAAtggatttctttgaaagccgTGGCTACAACTCTTACAATTTTAGTTCCCTTAATTTTGGTAGTAACTTTCAATGAGGATGCTAGATCGGTCGTTTTGTTCTGCTGGGCTTGTTTTATCAAACCGCTGCATGCTAAATCTTCTCATAGTGCTGATAGTCAGCAAAAGAATTTAGAGACTTTTTACAAAACTCAGGCAAAGATTTATGACAAGACCCGTGAAGTCTTACTAAAAGGGAGATTCGATGCTTTGCAATTAGCGCAATCGCATTTGCCCAATGATCGCGAAGGTTTGATTTGGATCGACATTGGTGGTGGAACTGGCTTgaacattgaaaagatgtCACAAATATGCTCGTTGACCGAAACTTTCCAAGCTATTTACCTAGTGGACTTGTCTCCGTCGCTATGTGGAGTTGCTCGTGAGAGGGCTGAGCGTTTGGGCTGGACCAATGTGCATATTATGTGTGCTGACGCTTGTGACTTTGAGATTCCTCAACATGAAAGTGCCGACTTAATCACTTTTTCTTACTCTCTGTCTATGATGCCACCATATCATGCAGTTATCGACCATGCCTACGAATTATTGAACGAACAACATGGTGTCGTTTGTTCTGTGGATTTTGGTGTGCAGTCCTCTGCGCATGCCACCGGAAGAGTTAATAATATCGGTGGGTTGGTCAATTACCACATTCCATGGATTTATAGAACTTTCTGGAGAATCTGGTTTGAATGTGATAAAGTTTATTTGGATCCTTCCAGAAGAGAATATCTGGAATACAGATTCGGGACTTTGAAATCCATTAACTTGCGTAACAAGACCTTGGGTAACATTCCATACTATATCTGGTTGGGTGTTAATAAGGATGAAGACCACATGTTGAGTCACAGATTCAAAGTCTTAGCTGCTAAGTCACCTTATTTGGCTCCCGTCAACGAAACCTCTAACAACGCACACTATCCAGCAaataaagaattggaagtGGCTGCAACTAATACCAGAAAGGGTTTGCCATTTCCATCGTTGTTCTAccaaagagaaatttggagaGCTTATTATGATGAGTTGAGTCCTTACTATGAACAATTCAAAAACCAATACATCTACGCGTTCACCTGGGAAGACCCTAGGGAAGATGCCAAGATCCTAAACTTGACCAAAGATGATACTGTTCTGGCCATCACCAGTGCATGCGATAACATTCTGGCTTACGCTGCCTTACCAACTCCACCAAAGAGAATCCATGGTGTTGACCTGAACCCATTCCAAGGTCATCTGGCAGAATTAAAATTGGCAGCATCTCGTTGTCTATCATATGAGGAAATATGGGCTTTATTCGGGGAAGGTAAACATCCAGACTTCAAACAATTATTACTGTGCAAATTGGCACCTCATTTATCTTCCAACGCATTCCAATACTGGATGAACGAGGGACCAAAAACTTTTGACCCAAGCGGTTATGGTCTTTACGATACTGGTTTTTCGAGGTGGGCTCTAAGACTCGCCAGATATATCTTTAAAGCATTTGGTCTAACTGGTaaggttgaagaattaTGCAAAGCAAGAACCATCCGTGAACAACAACAGATCTGGAACAAATACATCAGACCTGCCCTTTTCAACCCTATTGTCGGTAAACTGCTAGTCGGTAACCCAATCTTCTTATGGAAAGCTTTAGGCGTGCCAAGTAACCAGGCCGAAATGATGGGTAGCTCCACGATGCAATATATCATCGATACCATGGATCCGTTGTTAAGCAGATCCCTGATCTCCACCGACAACTATTTTTATTACTTGACGCTGAACGGTAGATACGCCAAGGACAACTGTCCTGTTTatctgaggaagaagaaccacGAAATTTTTGCTAGCAAGACAGACTCGCCTTTGGATAGAATCAGATTACACACCGATACTCTGAACAACGTCTTGAGTCGTTTAgcaaagaaatctttgactGTCGCAGTTATCATGGATCATATGGATTGGTTCGACCCCAATGGTGTTGATGCTATGCACGAAATTTCGTCTCTACACAATGCTCTCGAAATCAACGGCAGAGTGCTACTGAGATCTGCAGCAAAACAACCATGGTACATTAAAAATTTCGAAGAGATGGGTTTCTCTTGTGAACCAGCTGCCATTAGACATTCTGGCACCAGTATTGACAGAGTCAATATGTACGCTTCCACATGGGTTTGCAGAAAAACTGCTGATGAAAATGCCAGGCGTAGAATGAGTTCACTAGATCTCTCCAAGTAA
- the PET130 gene encoding Pet130p (similar to Saccharomyces cerevisiae PET130 (YJL023C); ancestral locus Anc_5.172), whose amino-acid sequence MSRYLNRSGATNGSKLSLEKNGSLRLHDNAAYPVSAVTKSITLVPEAISKEVRSVRPKYNLQSCGNTFVTGIKLQKFPPRSQVTTAAGQIKGSSRVAQRYQNVYKIYSRESYVYHCDFFRLMYFPPDHFLSLFRKSKPAINVRTVGRVFLNGNMGASDSEMSIFTRNSQKNGFVKTENTYSPWNRLFENNPSNIPKNYAFLRRQLRLAVRKTFIREWCRLKGHEATSQSNSNHCLDVLGRTRPGIAKDGLYMYQVLIFPDHSTMKEFDACVKESVRVVSNLEWDKFLKPYSSKVKGKTWVQLANERVKPASLNRLLHDSEIPFAVVKQ is encoded by the coding sequence ATGAGCCGGTATTTGAACCGTTCTGGAGCGACAAATGGTTCTAAGCTCAGCTTAGAAAAAAATGGTTCGTTGAGGCTTCATGATAACGCAGCGTACCCTGTATCAGCTGTTACAAAAAGTATTACTTTAGTTCCAGAAGCTATCAGTAAGGAGGTGCGATCTGTGAGGCCCAAATACAATTTGCAGTCATGTGGCAACACTTTTGTGACTGGAATTAAGCTGCAAAAGTTCCCACCGCGCTCACAAGTGACTACGGCAGCTGGTCAAATAAAGGGTTCCAGTCGTGTGGCACAACGGTACCAAAATGTATACAAGATTTACTCCCGTGAATCGTACGTTTATCATTGTGATTTCTTCAGACTCATGTATTTCCCACCGGATCATTTCCTATCGTTGTTCAGAAAGAGTAAACCTGCTATTAATGTGAGAACCGTTGGACGAGTGTTCTTAAATGGAAATATGGGTGCATCGGATAGCGAGATGTCGATCTTTACAAGGAATAGTCAGAAAAACGGGTTCGTAAAGACAGAAAATACATATTCACCATGGAATCGGCTGTTTGAGAATAATCCATCGAATATTCCAAAAAATTACGCCTTCTTGCGAAGGCAATTACGACTGGCAGTAAGAAAGACTTTTATTCGTGAATGGTGTAGACTTAAAGGTCATGAAGCAACTTCACAGTCGAACAGTAATCACTGTCTCGATGTTTTAGGCCGCACAAGACCTGGAATTGCCAAGGATGGCCTCTACATGTATCAAGTTTTAATATTCCCAGATCATTCAACCATGAAAGAGTTCGACGCTTGCGTTAAAGAAAGCGTACGGGTAGTGTCGAACCTAGAATGGGACAAGTTTCTCAAACCGTATTCGTCCAAGGTCAAAGGCAAGACCTGGGTCCAGCTGGCTAACGAAAGAGTAAAACCAGCTTCCTTGAACAGACTCCTGCATGATAGTGAAATACCTTTTGCAGTTGTTAAACAGTAG
- the PSD2 gene encoding phosphatidylserine decarboxylase 2 (similar to Saccharomyces cerevisiae PSD2 (YGR170W); ancestral locus Anc_5.174), which yields MGLIRHRKRRSSKARLDLKVKVVQTRNVDLFRDFKCNPTCLVTVCSSSSGRTTKLRSGRTRWNETLKLKLPTSPQSEWVRIVIYDALPTSPALSETDSEVSCCDEISSNSGASGSTSGPPRNEYQANATHHSRRNSTQNSYLYVGEIKLSLLELFKKKDTVSSYRFSLDPAWYNIYDRRLQRQSKEKSDSLYVVGELQLAFKLSTNSKHSTLMQVYNQWRNSLKATLNHRRAIRKANSSNSSLPKSVSTSTKADNTDNSSDVFNSKEDDDDQESRLDYFDSGLDGQDEFTSENNLLSDDISLGSDPMSLEVEDEDLVDKDLAPMLPVLDEYEVVGPEMISNFSRMSLTDGYQEEIDEEDEDDEDEHEDDDEATAIAEPHLENIYDDLHSPEFDDKLDDEDDIDEAEEDKTDNFTVRNTGNRLRRLRRTRRNQKILSNHISPTNNYKLSKKQHAAGVVFMELKNIKDLPMLKNKLSRRKYDMDPFIIATFGRRVFKTSWKKQTLNPVYDECAAFEVFPEETNFEFHFKVLDKDSFSANDKIADCNLSWTEMVSKQTPEGEWAMYNLPLLLTVEPRDSVVPVLSLRIKYVPYSVLKNFFWQNALAMQTSRNDFNLVDLTLYLDMLGHFTVEEVCGFFTHFNRQPWRCDYLNKDQLIEYLQTWKKSSHFKNVWKCPSCSRSCKPTRNTMNSKLVLENDLITHFAVCSYGGSCKILKPSYVSTDFASKRWLSKVLIKMTYGKYALGSNNANILVQDRDSGIILEEKISAHVKLGMRIIYNGKGKESKKFRSLLKTLSVRQGKKFDDPSSVRQILPFIKFHSLNMEEYEDVPYKTFNDFFYRRIKPGLRKPEGDSKIFVSPADSRCTVFSSIHQAKDIWIKGSRFTLARLTKNYKSEIFNDRSCNILIFRLAPQDYHRFHCPCDAVIGKPMFVDGQYYTVNPMAIRSSLDVFGENVRMIIPLESPDFGTLLMIPIGAMMVGSIILDRKEGDFVKRGEELGYFKFGGSTVVLVVPSKALTLDADLSKNSADGIETLVKVGMSVGHSPRVSEHKREKIRILNFAERERIKRTISISQENANSLNNSTWEYHALKNMLTSEYGEEGVESLARGDTPPSDMLTRYSSSTSSTSAETP from the coding sequence ATGGGTTTGATCAGACATAGGAAGAGACGTAGCTCGAAAGCGAGGCtggatttgaaagtaaaGGTTGTGCAGACTCGAAATGTGGATTTATTCAGAGATTTCAAGTGCAACCCCACTTGTTTGGTTACTGTATGCTCTTCGTCTAGCGGAAGGACTACAAAGTTGAGAAGTGGGAGAACAAGATGGaatgaaactttgaaattgaagttacCGACTAGTCCACAGTCAGAATGGGTACGAATTGTCATCTATGATGCCCTGCCGACAAGTCCTGCGCTTTCCGAGACCGATTCTGAGGTAAGTTGCTGTGATGAAATAAGTAGCAATTCGGGCGCTAGTGGTAGCACTAGTGGTCCTCCAAGAAACGAATATCAGGCTAATGCAACTCATCATTCTCGGCGTAATAGTACGCAGAATAGCTACCTTTACGTCGGGGAAATTAAGTTGTCATTATTggaattgttcaagaagaaggatacAGTATCAAGTTATCGTTTCTCGTTGGATCCAGCTTGGTACAATATTTATGATAGAAGGTTACAAAGGCAGTCAAAGGAAAAATCTGACTCACTATATGTGGTTGGGGAACTCCAGCTTGCGTTTAAGCTAAGCACAAACTCCAAACACTCAACTTTGATGCAAGTTTACAACCAGTGGAGAAATAGTCTAAAGGCTACTTTAAACCATAGAAGAGCGATAAGAAAAGCAAATTCctccaattcatctttgCCTAAATCGGTGTCAACCTCAACAAAGGCCGATAATACCGATAACAGCAGTGATGTATTTAACTCcaaggaagatgatgatgatcaagaatCTCGTTTGGATTATTTTGATAGCGGATTGGACGGTCAAGATGAATTCACCAGCGAGAACAATCTTTTGTCAGATGATATCTCCCTGGGAAGTGACCCGATGAGCTTGGAggttgaagatgaagatttggtcGATAAGGATCTGGCACCTATGTTGCCAGTCCTTGACGAATACGAGGTCGTGGGGCCTGAGATGATCTCGAATTTCTCTCGTATGTCTCTAACGGACGGttatcaagaagaaattgacgaagaagatgaggatgatgaggatgagcATGAAGACGATGACGAAGCAACGGCAATTGCAGAACCTCACCTCGAAAATATTTACGACGACCTTCATTCTCCTGAGTTCGACGACAAGCtcgatgacgaagatgacatTGACGAGGCCGAGGAGGACAAGACAGATAACTTTACTGTGAGAAATACTGGCAATCGTTTAAGAAGGCTGAGAAGAACGCGTCGCAACCAGAAGATCTTGTCAAATCACATATCGCCGACAAACAATTATAAATTGTCTAAGAAGCAACATGCAGCTGGAGTTGTTTTTATggagttgaaaaatataAAAGATCTACCAATGCTCAAGAATAAGTTATCAAGAAGGAAATATGATATGGATCCTTTTATCATTGCAACCTTCGGTAGAAGAGTCTTCAAAACGTCGTGGAAGAAACAAACGTTGAATCCTGTTTACGACGAGTGTGCGGCATTCGAGGTATTTCCTGAAGAGACTAATTTTGAGTTTCATTTCAAGGTTCTGGACAAGGATTCCTTTTCGGCAAATGATAAGATCGCTGATTGTAACCTTTCATGGACTGAGATGGTCTCAAAGCAAACACCTGAAGGTGAATGGGCCATGTACAATTTGCCACTGCTTTTAACAGTGGAACCTCGAGATTCAGTAGTCCCAGTTCTATCACTGAGGATCAAGTATGTGCCTTACTCCGTGCtaaagaatttcttctggcAGAATGCTTTGGCAATGCAAACTTCTCGAAACGATTTCAATCTCGTCGACCTTACTCTGTATTTGGATATGCTTGGTCATTTCACTGTTGAAGAGGTTTGCGGTTTCTTCACTCATTTCAATAGACAACCTTGGAGGTGTGATTACCTCAATaaggatcaattgatagAGTATTTGCAAACATGGAAGAAGTCTTCACATTTTAAAAACGTTTGGAAGTGTCCGAGCTGTTCTCGTTCTTGTAAACCAACACGTAATACGATGAACTCGAAACTGGTACTGGAAAACGATTTGATCACCCACTTCGCCGTTTGCTCTTATGGAGGGAGTTGTAAGATTTTAAAACCATCCTACGTTTCCACCGACTTTGCATCGAAGAGATGGTTATCAAAAGTGTTGATTAAAATGACATACGGGAAATATGCCTTGGGATCCAATAATGCCAACATCCTAGTACAAGACAGAGACTCTGGTATTATcctggaagaaaaaatcagCGCTCATGTCAAGCTTGGTATGAGAATCATTTACAATGGTAAAGGAAAAGAATCTAAGAAATTCAGATCATTGCTCAAGACATTGTCCGTGAGGCAAGGtaaaaaatttgatgatcCTTCTTCTGTCAGACAAATTTTACCCTTCATCAAGTTTCATTCTCTTAACATGGAGGAGTATGAAGATGTTCCCTATAAGACATTCAACGATTTTTTCTATAGAAGAATAAAACCAGGATTACGCAAACCAGAAGGTGATAGTAAGATCTTCGTATCGCCTGCTGACTCTAGATGCACTGTTTTCTCAAGCATTCATCAAGCAAAGGACATATGGATCAAAGGTAGCCGATTTACTTTAGCTCGACTAACAAAAAATTACAAATCGGAAATTTTTAATGACCGTTCATGTAATATCCTGATTTTTAGATTGGCACCACAGGACTACCATAGATTCCATTGCCCTTGTGATGCCGTGATTGGTAAACCAATGTTCGTCGATGGTCAGTACTATACGGTAAACCCTATGGCTATTCGAAGTTCGCTGGACGTTTTTGGTGAAAACGTCCGCATGATCATCCCGTTAGAGTCGCCTGACTTTGGAACTCTGCTCATGATCCCCATCGGAGCCATGATGGTAGGATCGATTATTCTGGATCGGAAAGAAGGTGATTTTGTAAAGCGTGGTGAAGAACTAGGCTATTTCAAATTCGGTGGTTCCACAGTCGTTCTAGTCGTGCCCTCCAAAGCACTTACCCTAGACGCAGATCTATCCAAGAATTCTGCCGACGGCATTGAGACCCTAGTGAAAGTCGGAATGAGCGTTGGTCATTCACCTCGAGTATCAGAGCACAAGAGAGAGAAGATCAGAATTTTGAACTTTGCGGAGAGGGAACGGATCAAGAGAACCATAAGCATTAGCCAAGAAAATGCCAATTCATTGAATAATTCAACATGGGAGTATCATGCACTGAAGAACATGCTTACTTCCGAATACGGAGAAGAAGGTGTCGAATCATTGGCACGCGGTGATACTCCTCCTAGTGATATGCTAACCCGTTATTCCTCCTCTACATCTTCTACATCGGCGGAAACGccttga
- the PUS6 gene encoding pseudouridine synthase PUS6 (similar to Saccharomyces cerevisiae PUS6 (YGR169C); ancestral locus Anc_5.171): protein MGVEVYFANGVRNIVPYYHGRAAFAKGRWFKRTLLEVLVGEFSADSRDEYLEGIKNGKYRIIREGFPLPPEEVLTSPIRNSDVVETNSHKHEPPVKQWCDEEVDIPGKKVAGIDIVYEDENMLVLDKPNGIPIHPTGQFYQNTLTEILKTRNKEARPCYRLDKVTSGLLIMGKTKAIANEIQAKIRSRDMDKIYLARVSGKFPKSECLTRGIEDHLPTPFEDKSMITTADSATYTVELKKSFPAGLSVPKTAATSFYPLRYFPNHNQTLVACKPLTGRTHQIRIHLARMGFPIVNDPFYNVENSKYPYRSEFILDVEDWENCPLTADDLRKEFELFDEECDKAREKQQSEQKSLVCEECGSIQAETPPLKELELWLHAWKYSDSSQTFTYETKPPAWVNEVCLADG, encoded by the coding sequence ATGGGTGTTGAAGTATATTTTGCCAATGGCGTTCGGAACATTGTTCCTTACTACCATGGTAGAGCAGCTTTCGCCAAAGGAAGATGGTTCAAAAGGACTCTTTTAGAGGTTTTGGTTGGTGAGTTTAGCGCTGATAGCAGGGATGAATACCTTGAAGGAATCAAAAACGGAAAATATAGAATTATTCGAGAAGGATTCCCGCTTCCTCCTGAAGAAGTGCTTACCTCGCCAATACGCAATAGTGATGTTGTAGAGACGAATTCGCATAAACATGAACCACCTGTAAAGCAATGGTGTGACGAAGAGGTAGATATACCTGGCAAGAAGGTCGCAGGGATCGATATTGTCTacgaagatgaaaacatGCTTGTTCTAGACAAACCTAATGGGATTCCGATTCATCCAACAGGCCAGTTTTATCAAAATACCTTGACCGAGATATTAAAAACTCGCAATAAAGAGGCAAGGCCCTGTTATCGTTTAGATAAAGTCACTTCTGGCCTATTAATTATGGGAAAAACTAAGGCAATTGCGAATGAAATTCAGGCAAAGATTAGGAGCCGTGATATGGACAAAATATACCTGGCAAGAGTTAGTGGCAAATTTCCAAAGTCTGAATGTTTGACAAGAGGCATTGAGGACCATCTGCCGACACCTTTCGAAGATAAATCGATGATAACTACAGCTGACTCGGCAACGTATACGGTTGAGCTTAAAAAATCTTTTCCAGCTGGACTATCAGTACCGAAGACTGCTGCTACAAGTTTCTACCCACTTAGATACTTTCCGAATCATAATCAAACACTCGTGGCTTGCAAGCCGTTGACAGGACGTACTCATCAGATTAGAATACACCTGGCCAGAATGGGCTTCCCAATTGTGAACGATCCTTTCTATAATGTGGAAAACAGCAAGTACCCATATCGCTCAGAATTTATACTGGACGTCGAAGACTGGGAAAATTGTCCACTGACTGCTGATGATTTACGCAAGgaatttgaacttttcgACGAAGAGTGTGATAAAGCTAGAGAGAAGCAGCAGAGTGAGCAAAAAAGTCTCGTATGCGAAGAGTGTGGTTCGATTCAGGCGGAGACTCCACCCTTGAAAGAACTAGAACTATGGCTACATGCCTGGAAGTATTCAGACTCAAGCCAAACTTTCACATATGAAACTAAACCACCAGCCTGGGTGAACGAAGTTTGTCTGGCTGATGGCTGA
- the LSO2 gene encoding Lso2p (similar to Saccharomyces cerevisiae YGR169C-A and YJR005C-A; ancestral locus Anc_5.173) — MGKRYSESAAKKAEGQARKRQQASAKQRAEMEKLEAQEAAKWEEGSRKANSKKITEEQKKQEKLKAKKEREELLAAEEERIAKEAKGKRQM; from the coding sequence ATGGGAAAGAGATACTCTGAATCAGCAGCCAAGAAGGCCGAAGGACAGGCAAGAAAGCGTCAGCAGGCATCTGCAAAGCAAAGAGCTGAAATGGAGAAACTAGAGGCTCAAGAAGCTGCCAAATGGGAAGAAGGATCTCGTAAGGCGAACTCGAAGAAGATAACTGAGGAGCAGAAGAAACAGGAGAAGTTGAAAGCCAAGAAAGAGCGGGAAGAGCTTCTGGctgctgaggaagaaagaattgcaaaagaaGCTAAGGGCAAGAGGCAGATGTGA